A single Rhodoligotrophos defluvii DNA region contains:
- a CDS encoding DUF2793 domain-containing protein, protein MADSPNLAMPYIEAAQAQKHVTHNEALDVLDAVVQLSVLDRHLATPPASASEGDRYIIASGATGAWAGHDGKLAAFQAGAWVLRVPREGWLAWVQDEDLALVFDGIEWLPFAGDASVLQNVQLLGIGTTADQNNPLSATVNSALLNALPAGAGGTGDLRCIMNKETQANTVSVLFQDNFSGRAEIGLMGEDAFVLKTSADGSAWTEALRAGTNGTVALAANPKFAAFLDADQLVAADSWTTISLNQTEFDNRSAFNTTSHLFTAPVAGAYLFGASCLYKIDASANARMRARLWKNGATVIPGSLGGITGTHTTTVTALWLSVATMLAQGDTVALQGFFAAESGLFAAIHTRLWGMLLT, encoded by the coding sequence ATGGCCGACAGCCCGAACCTGGCAATGCCCTATATCGAGGCGGCCCAGGCCCAAAAGCACGTTACCCACAACGAAGCCCTCGATGTGCTGGACGCGGTGGTGCAGCTCTCGGTGCTCGACCGCCACCTGGCCACGCCGCCCGCCAGCGCCAGCGAGGGCGACCGCTACATCATCGCCTCTGGCGCGACGGGCGCCTGGGCGGGACACGACGGCAAGCTCGCCGCCTTTCAGGCCGGGGCCTGGGTGCTCCGCGTACCGCGGGAAGGCTGGCTTGCCTGGGTTCAGGACGAGGACCTGGCGCTCGTGTTCGACGGCATCGAGTGGCTGCCGTTTGCGGGCGATGCCAGCGTGCTGCAAAATGTGCAACTGCTCGGGATAGGGACGACGGCCGATCAGAACAACCCGCTCTCCGCAACTGTGAACAGTGCGCTGCTCAATGCGCTTCCTGCCGGCGCGGGCGGCACCGGTGACCTGCGTTGTATCATGAACAAGGAGACGCAGGCCAACACGGTCTCGGTGCTGTTCCAGGACAATTTCTCGGGCCGTGCCGAGATCGGCCTGATGGGGGAGGACGCTTTCGTGCTCAAAACCTCCGCGGATGGCTCGGCTTGGACGGAGGCCCTGCGTGCCGGGACCAACGGTACAGTCGCGCTTGCCGCGAACCCGAAATTCGCGGCCTTTCTCGATGCCGACCAGCTGGTTGCGGCAGACAGCTGGACCACCATCTCTTTGAACCAGACCGAATTCGACAACCGCTCGGCCTTCAATACGACCAGCCATCTGTTCACCGCTCCGGTGGCAGGCGCCTATCTCTTTGGGGCAAGCTGCCTCTACAAGATCGATGCGAGCGCGAATGCGCGCATGCGAGCGAGGCTTTGGAAGAACGGCGCCACGGTCATTCCGGGGTCGCTGGGCGGCATCACGGGCACCCACACGACGACGGTGACCGCCCTGTGGCTGAGCGTCGCGACCATGCTCGCGCAAGGCGATACAGTGGCGCTGCAAGGGTTCTTCGCGGCGGAAAGCGGTCTATTCGCCGCCATCCATACGCGGCTCTGGGGCATGCTGCTCACCTGA